Part of the Bdellovibrio bacteriovorus genome, TGAAGGCCCCTCGGACACGGTGGTCGCACTTTTTCATGGTTTGTCGGGTGATGTGCACTCGGACTACATGCAGCGCACAGCTCTTTTGTGCCAGCAACTGGGGCACACCTTTGTGCTTGTGAATCATCGCGGCGCAGGGGAAGGTTTTTTAGAGGCTCGTCATCCTTATCATTCCGGCAGAGCTGAAGATATGTCTGCTGTTTTGGGATTCTTGCGCGGGAAATTTTCAAATAAAAAATTGATCGCTATTGGTTATTCGATGAGTGCCAATATCTTACTAACTCTTTTAGGCGGTTTCCGCGGAACTCATTTGCCGGACGGGGCGATTGCGGTGAATGGGCCGATTGATTTAGGCCAGGGCTCGGCCTTGCTAAAAAAAGGTCTTAACCGCATCTATGATATGCGTTTCGTTTTAAGCTTGCGTAAGCTGGTTCAAGAAAGACATCGCCTGGGGTTGAGTGATCGTTATGAGATTTCGCCATGGGCGACGATTTGGGATTTTGACGAGATCTATACGGCCCCGGCCTCGGGATTTAAAAATCGTGCGGATTATTATGCGCAATGTTCGGCGAAAA contains:
- a CDS encoding YheT family hydrolase gives rise to the protein MRKIELLPCKAPFWANSGHTQTLWGHFLKSPTLSQLGALNKVDLPDGDRLFCYITEGPSDTVVALFHGLSGDVHSDYMQRTALLCQQLGHTFVLVNHRGAGEGFLEARHPYHSGRAEDMSAVLGFLRGKFSNKKLIAIGYSMSANILLTLLGGFRGTHLPDGAIAVNGPIDLGQGSALLKKGLNRIYDMRFVLSLRKLVQERHRLGLSDRYEISPWATIWDFDEIYTAPASGFKNRADYYAQCSAKNYIPNIKTPTYVLTAGDDPFVSAENYLKTEFPKSTQLHIEARGGHMGYLSAQATPFGSTRWLDYYLHEALQGLKQTLA